From a single Dysidea avara chromosome 14, odDysAvar1.4, whole genome shotgun sequence genomic region:
- the LOC136244951 gene encoding ras-related protein Rab-35-like, whose protein sequence is MAREYDHLFKLLIIGDSGVGKSSLLLRFADNLFSGTYITTIGVDFKIRTIDVGGEKVKLQIWDTAGQERFRTITSTYYRGTHGVIVVYDVTNGESFVHVQNWLKEIEQNCDVVSRILVGNKNDSPDKKVVQLEEAQKYADQVKIDLFETSAKDNINVEEVFHAITKLVLQTKKAATASAPQPKKDTTIKVGGGGGQPKNKKGCC, encoded by the exons GTGTTGGCAAGAGCAGTTTATTGCTAAGATTTGCTGATAACCTTTTTTCAG GCACTTACATCACAACGATAGGAGTAGATTTTAAGATAAGAACGATTGATGTTGGTGGGGAGAAGGTGAAACTACAGATTTGGGACACAGCAGGACAGGAACGCTTTAGGACTATCACATCAAC TTATTATAGAGGAACCCATGGAGTCATTGTAGTATATGACGTCACCAATGGAGAGAGTTTTGTTCATGTCCAAAACTGGTTAAAAGAAATCGAACAAAACTGTGATGTTGTCAGTAGAATATTAG TTGGGAATAAGAATGACAGCCCGGATAAGAAAGTGGTGCAACTAGAAGAGGCACAAAAATATGCTGATCAAGTAAAAATTGACCTTTTTGAAACCAGTGCCAAGGACAACATCAATGTGGAAGAG GTGTTCCATGCCATCACAAAGCTCGTTTTGCAGACCAAGAAGGCAGCTACAGCAAGCGCACCCCAGCCCAAGAAAGATACTACGATTAAAGTTGGCGGTGGAGGAGGACAACCAAAGAATAAAAAAGGATGTTGTTGA